One Citrus sinensis cultivar Valencia sweet orange chromosome 5, DVS_A1.0, whole genome shotgun sequence genomic window, CACACTTACGGAAACATAAGCAATGATTGGATATCAACTGGTATGCGAGGCCCTTTGACTATGAGTATTTCTATTATGTATACCAAATAACTTGCGTGAAACCTGCGAATAAAAGCTGTCTTTCGTCTCATAGAATTCCTTCCTAATTCATCGTTTGCTGGCTTTCCTTCAGGACCCCCTTTTAAACCTGCTGGAGCTGACGGTTTTTTAGAAAACATCACTGTTACTAGTGAGGGTATGTAAATGCCACAGCCGCACGTAATATCATGTTGACTAATGTAGTGGTTTACGGTGTGCGATGTTTGTCGAGTCATTAACTCTTTTCTGGTTATATCTGATTAGGTATTGCtacttttgaaatttacaagaCGGTACTCTTTCACCTCCTTGTCAATTTTGGCTTTGCTATGTTTCTATTTGTATATTCACGGACCCAACTCCATTGAACTGATCTCTATCCTCTTATATACATTTTGCAGATTCCTCTTTCTGGAACAAATTCCGTTATTGGAAGGGGTCTTGTAGTCCACTCAAGTCCCAGTAATATACCATTCTTTGTGAACTTCCAAGTCTTTTTTCCCAGTTGAATATACTTTATTGCTGCTTTATTTACTTGAATCATGTTGTCTGAAGTATAGGTTGAGTAAAAGCTATAACAAcgatttattaaaaattaaagtcaaGTTTCGCGTACTGTGTGAATCATGAAATTTTAGTTAGTCTTATTTAGTCTTTGGCATGAAATTTTTCACCCTTGTTCACAATTTACTTACGAACATTCATCTCCCTCAGGTCCAGATCCTGGTGATGGAGTAGCTTGGGGTAAGTATGCTAACTTAATCATTCGAATTTCTCTGCTATTCTTTTGCATTCTTACTTACGCTAGTCGGGTGGTCCTCCGCCGGCAGTCTTTGCTTGTGGTTTAAGATGTTTTGAACGAGTAGTTATTACcgatcattaattaatttcttttgtgcCCTTGCAGGCACCATCGGTCTCAGTTATTGAAGGGGCTTCTCTCCATACCATAATAAATACATTTGACATGATGTCGAATGTGTCTTGaatacttaataaaataaataatatgttgtacGAATCAAAATCTggctataataaaataaataaaagccaGGGCATGTCTGTAATATGTTGTACCTTGTAGAATGTGGccgtaaataaaataaataaaagtccAGGCGTGCTGTGCACTGTCCTTAAGACTATTTCTACtccttaaaataatattttagtgcGAATAAATTGTTGACAAATTTTCTTCGGAACATCATGATTATAACTGTTGTAAGAGGGCACActcaacataaaaatttagaataacagagaattaaatataaaatatggtgTTTTATGTGGTTGTACTTGGAATGTGGAAG contains:
- the LOC127902530 gene encoding superoxide dismutase [Cu-Zn]-like; the encoded protein is MVNAVAVITGTNGRKGTVSFSVEGSGPTTVKGSLSGLPPGDHALIIHTYGNISNDWISTGPPFKPAGADGFLENITVTSEGIATFEIYKTIPLSGTNSVIGRGLVVHSSPSPDPGDGVAWGTIGLSY